In one window of Henckelia pumila isolate YLH828 chromosome 1, ASM3356847v2, whole genome shotgun sequence DNA:
- the LOC140887980 gene encoding NAC domain-containing protein 1-like has product MVGRNCNELPPGFRFHPTDEELIMCYLRNQATSRPCPVSNIIPEVDIYKFDPWELPEKAEVGENEWYFFTPRDRKYPNGVRPNRAAVSGYWKATGTDKAIYSGSNYVGIKKALVFYKGKPPKGIKTDWIMHEYRLSDSRSLPHKQNGSMRLDDWVLCRIYKKKNLGKNDDQRVENTLITQIQSSNNELQIPQKLFPRNFSLTDHLWDFDYINSISELMHENSYNLSFNVQETTSNNNVVAGNVAHEVDVKPQMTTQVQHPYTSSAMTYQGNQQPIFLNPVYEFQ; this is encoded by the exons ATGGTAGGAAGAAATTGCAACGAGCTTCCTCCTGGATTTAGATTTCATCCCACTGATGAAGAATTAATTATGTGTTATCTCCGAAACCAAGCTACATCCAGGCCATGCCCTGTTTCCAATATCATTCCCGAAGTTGATATCTACAAATTTGATCCTTGGGAATTACCTG AGAAAGCCGAAGTTGGAGAGAACGAATGGTACTTCTTCACCCCGCGAGACAGGAAGTATCCAAACGGAGTGCGCCCGAATCGAGCCGCGGTTTCCGGGTACTGGAAAGCCACAGGCACAGATAAAGCCATCTACAGTGGATCAAATTACGTTGGGATCAAGAAAGCCCTTGTGTTCTACAAGGGCAAGCCACCCAAAGGTATCAAGACTGATTGGATCATGCACGAGTATCGATTAAGCGACTCGAGATCGCTACCCCACAAGCAAAATGGATCTATGAGG CTGGATGATTGGGTGCTATGTAGGATCTACAAGAAGAAGAACTTGGGAAAAAACGATGATCAAAGAGTTGAGAACACATTGATCACTCAAATTCAAAGTAGCAATAATGAGCTTCAAATACCTCAAAAATTGTTTCCAAGAAACTTTTCGCTAACCGATCACTTGTGGGATTTCGATTACATAAATTCAATCTCCGaacttatgcatgaaaactcgtaCAATTTGTCCTTCAATGTTCAAGAAACAACTAGCAACAACAACGTCGTCGCCGGGAATGTCGCGCATGAGGTCGACGTGAAGCCTCAAATGACGACACAAGTGCAACATCCATACACAAGTAGTGCAATGACTTATCAAGGGAATCAGCAGCCAATTTTTTTGAACCCGGTGTACGAATTCCAGTGA
- the LOC140874270 gene encoding uncharacterized protein has translation MRMIEEVRGLFDEVMFEQIPRESNEKDDSLAKMASSLHNWKNREVVVQVELTPSAELTPLAHEGSDWRKELLEYMEKGELPKDPKKAYRLNQKSFRFVRMEGVLYKRSFFGPLLKCLSPKEAHYVLKEIHEGCCGNHLGSYSLARKVLLAGYFWPTILKEALSLWGIEIVGPFPPAQKKFLLVAIDYFSKWVETEALARITEGEGARVQAWCKEMKIQQHFTSVHYPQSNGQVEVTNRSLVQSLKTRLGKAQGNWVEELPSVLWSYRTTPRIGTRETPFTLVYGNEAVLPVEIGEESARIIFYDEKNRERRMENLEFLEEKREVAAIRMEAYKSRIARSYNRRVHKKGFQVGDLVLRRVQDAAVGKLDPKWEGPYKVVMRLISDAYYLEDSKEKMLKRPWSAYNLRKYYSKENLGAQLSLPSGVSLSLKC, from the exons ATGAGAATGATAGAGGAAGTTCGGGGTCTCTTTGATGAGGTAATGTTTGAACAAATTCCGAGGGAAAGCAATGAAAAGGATGATTCTCTTGCCAAGATGGCTAGCTCACTTCATAACTGGAAAAACAGAGAGGTAGTCGTGCAAGTGGAATTAACACCCTCTGCTGAGCTCACACCATTAGCTCATGAGGGGAGTGACTGGAGAAAAGAGCTCTTGGAATACATGGAGAAGGGTGAATTACCAAAGGATCCAAAGAAGGCATACCGGTTGAATCAGAAGAGTTTCCGCTTTGTGAGGATGGAGGGAGTTCTTTATAAGAGGTCATTTTTTGGACCTCTTCTCAAATGTTTGAGCCCTAAGGAAGCTCATTATGTCCTGAAAGAGATACATGAGGGGTGTTGCGGTAATCACTTGGGTTCTTATTCTCTAGCCCGTAAAGTGCTCTTAGCAGGATATTTTTGGCCTACTATTCTAAAAGAGGCTCTATCCTTG TGGGGAATTGAAATTGTTGGTCCTTTCCCTCCAGCTCAGAAAAAATTCTTATTGGTTGCCATTGATTATTTCTCCAAGTGGGTAGAGACGGAGGCCTTGGCGCGAATTACTGAAGGAGAA GGAGCTCGGGTACAAGCCTGGTGTAAAGAGATGAAAATTCAACAGCACTTCACATCTGTCCATTATCCTCAAAGCAATGGTCAAGTGGAGGTGACTAACCGGTCTTTGGTGCAAAGCTTGAAGACGCGCTTGGGAAAAGCCCAAGGAAATTGGGTGGAAGAGCTCCCTAGTGTGTTATGGTCATATCGTACTACACCGAGAATTGGGACTAGAGAGACTCCATTTACTCTGGTGTATGGAAATGAGGCAGTCCTACCAGTAGAGATTGGAGAAGAGTCAGCTCGGATCATTTTCTATGATGAGAAAAATAGAGAAAGGAGAATGGAAAACTTAGAATTTCTGGAGGAAAAGAGAGAAGTTGCTGCCATCAGAATGGAGGCATACAAGAGCAGGATAGCTCGATCCTATAATCGTCGGGTGCACAAGAAGGGATTTCAGGTAGGAGATTTGGTACTCAGAAGAGTTCAAGATGCGGCTGTAGGGAAGCTTGACCCTAAATGGGAAGGACCATACAAGGTGGTGATGAGGCTCATTTCGGATGCTTACTACTTAGAAGATTCAAAGGAGAAGATGCTAAAGAGACCTTGGAGTGCTTACAATTTACGCAAATATTATTCTAAAGAGaatttg ggagctcagctcagtttACCTTCGGGTGTTAGCTTATCTTTGAAATGTTAA